Proteins from a single region of Hordeum vulgare subsp. vulgare chromosome 6H, MorexV3_pseudomolecules_assembly, whole genome shotgun sequence:
- the LOC123404257 gene encoding serine/threonine receptor-like kinase NFP yields the protein MPRNPTSGGRRPQPHPHLTTSPPLTTTAAGAAQHHRPPPAYFTSELPLASHHHHQPRPFHFRSAAQAMAPLTRRRRLLATLLCLCALPAPARSQNASATPAPASVEGFNCSANGTYPCQAYALYRAGLAGVPPDLSAAGDLFGVSRFMLAHANNLSTSAAPAAGQPLLVPLQCGCPSGSPNAYAPTQYQISSGDTFWIVSVTKLQNLTQYQAVERVNPTVVPTKLEVGDMVTFPIFCQCPTAAQNATALVTYVMQQGDTYASIAAAFAVDAQSLVSLNGPEQGTQLFSEILVPLRRQVPKWLPPIVTRNDASATPPSPSPPPTTTPGPSDVADNRDGVVTGLAVGLGVVGGLWLLQLLLLGCLWRRLKAKGRRGDAVASGEGGEGGRSAKTASASGGVGGERFLVTDISEWLDKYRVFKVEELERGTDGFDDAHLIQGSVYKANIGGEVFAVKKMKWDACEELKILQKVNHSNLVKLEGFCINTATGDCFLVYEYVENGSLDLCLLDRGRARRLDWRTRLHIALDLAHGLQYIHEHTWPRVVHKDVKSSNVLLDARMRAKIANFGLAKTGHNAVTTHIVGTQGYIAPEYLVDGLVTTKMDVFAYGVVLLELVSGREAAGDGGDLLLADAEERVFRGREDRLEARAAAWMDPVLAEQTCPPGSVATVMGVARACLQRDPSKRPSMVDVAYTLSRADEYFADYSGESVSVDGSGEIAAR from the exons ATGCCCCGGAACCCGACGAGCGGAGGCAGGCGGCCGCAACCGCACCCACACTTGACCACGAGTCCGCCGCTCACGACAACGGCCGCCGGAGCAGCTCAACACCATCGTCCTCCTCCCGCGTATTTCACCTCCGAGCTGCCACTCGcgagccaccaccaccaccaaccccgTCCATTCCACTTCCGGTCCGCAGCACAAGCCATGGCGCCCCTGACgcgacggcggcggctgctggccaCGCTGCTCTGCCTGTGCGCGCTCCCCGCCCCGGCGCGGTCCCAGAACGCGAGCGCCACGCCGGCGCCGGCCAGCGTGGAGGGTTTCAACTGCTCCGCCAACGGCACCTACCCGTGCCAGGCCTACGCGCTGTACCGGGCGGGCCTCGCGGGGGTGCCGCCCGACCTCTCGGCGGCGGGCGACCTCTTCGGCGTCAGCCGCTTCATGCTCGCGCACGCCAACAACCTGTCCACCTCGGCCGCGCCGGCCGCGGGGCAGCCGCTGCTCGTGCCGCTCCAGTGCGGCTGCCCCTCCGGATCGCCCAACGCCTACGCGCCCACGCAGTACCAGATCAGCTCCGGCGACACCTTCTGGATCGTCTCCGTCACCAAGCTGCAGAACCTCACGCAGTACCAGGCCGTGGAGCGCGTCAACCCCACAGTGGTGCCAACCAAGCTCGAGGTCGGCGACATGGTCACGTTCCCCATCTTCTGCCAGTGCCCCACCGCCGCCCAGAACGCCACCGCGCTCGTCACCTACGTCATGCAACAGGGCGACACCTACGCCTCCATCGCCGCCGCCTTCGCCGTCGACGCCCAGTCCCTCGTCTCCCTCAACGGGCCCGAGCAGGGCACGCAGCTCTTCTCCGAGATACTAGTGCCGCTCCGTCGGCAGGTGCCAAAGTGGCTGCCGCCAATCGTGACCCGCAACGACGCGTCGGCCACGCCGCCGTCGCCTTCCCCGCCACCTACCACCACGCCCGGCCCGAGCGACGTGGCCGACAACCGAGACGGGGTGGTCACCGGGCTGGCCGTTGGGCTGGGCGTGGTCGGCGGGCTTTGGctgctgcagctgctgctgctgGGCTGCCTGTGGAGGCGGCTCAAGGCGAAGGGGCGGCGAGGGGACGCGGTCGCGagcggcgagggcggcgagggTGGCAGGTCCGCCAAGACCGCGTCCGCCTCCGGCGGCGTCGGAGGGGAGAGATTCCTGGTGACTGACATATCCGAGTGGCTGGACAAGTACAGGGTGTTCAAGGTCGAGGAGCTGGAGCGCGGCACAGACGGTTTCGACGACGCGCACCTCATCCAGGGCAGCGTGTACAAGGCCAACATCGGCGGCGAGGTCTTCGCCGTGAAGAAGATGAAGTGGGATGCCTGCGAGGAGCTCAAGATCCTGCAAAAG GTGAACCATAGCAACCTGGTGAAGCTGGAGGGGTTCTGCATCAACACGGCGACGGGCGACTGCTTCCTGGTGTACGAGTACGTGGAGAACGGGTCCCTGGACCTGTGCCTGCTGGACCGCGGCCGGGCGCGGCGGCTGGACTGGCGCACGCGCCTCCACATCGCGCTCGACCTCGCCCACGGCCTCCAGTACATCCACGAGCACACCTGGCCGCGCGTGGTGCACAAGGACGTCAAGAGCAGCAACGTCCTCCTCGACGCCCGCATGCGCGCCAAGATCGCCAACTTCGGCCTCGCCAAGACCGGCCACAACGCGGTCACCACCCACATCGTGGGCACGCAGGGATACATCGCGCCCGAGTACCTCGTCGACGGCCTGGTCACCACCAAGATGGACGTGTTCGCCTACGGCGTCGTCCTGCTCGAGCTCGTGTCCGGCCGCGAGGCcgccggcgacggcggcgacctgcTGCTGGCCGACGCGGAGGAGAGGGTGTTCCGCGGCCGGGAGGACAGGCTGGAGGCGCGCGCCGCCGCGTGGATGGACCCCGTGCTCGCCGAGCAGACCTGCCCGCCGGGGAGCGTGGCCACCGTGATGGGCGTGGCCAGGGCGTGCCTGCAGCGGGACCCGTCCAAGCGGCCGAGCATGGTGGACGTGGCCTACACCCTGTCCAGGGCGGACGAGTACTTCGCGGACTATTCCGGCGAGAGCGTGTCCGTGGATGGCAGCGGCGAGATCGCCGCGCGCTGA